The stretch of DNA TGAGTTTTAATAAGCTTAGACAACACGAGAAAAAAGGACTCATTTTTGCGGGGATCTTCACCCTATTAACTTTGATTTCTGCTTGGCTTCACAAGTCAGGTCCCTTTGAAACACTCACGGTTTTAGCCTTTGTTTTTATCCCTCTCGGCATTTCGCAATTAGCACAAAAACACACTCTTTTACCACGCTTCTTTGGGCTTTATTACTTCCTCAATCTCATTTATTATTACTTACTCAGTTCTCCCACGGGAATTGCTGCAAATAAAAACTGGTTAATTGCCAGCTTACTCGCCACTAGTCCTTGGGCCGTAACTTTCTTACGCCAAGCACTCTACCAAGCCTTTAGATTTCTTCCAAAACACTTCCGAAATTCGACTTCAACACTTCTATCCTTCCTCTTCGTCTGGACTTGCACACTCCTGAGTTTAAATCGCTTAAATTCACGCGCGGCTTGGCTTGCTTTCGGACTTGTTTTAGCCTATCTCATTTTTCGCGGATCTAGCAAAGCTTACAAAAAATCTTAGTCTTTGCTTTTCTTGTCGCATCAATTGGAGGATGGGTCATTGGGGATATGGAGAAATCTCGGCGCGGAGGTGGAAGCTTTGCGAGTCTCGCAAGAACCCAGCAGTGACGCAATTCTTTAGTTACTCAATAGGGCAAGGGAAAAGAGTCTATCTACTTAGACCAAGGACAGGCAAAACACATCAATTAAGAGTGGCGATGAAAGCGATAGGTGCACCCATATGTGGCGACCCTAATTATTATCCAGGCCTGATTAAAGGTCATGAAGAAAGGTGTTACTTACATGCCTACGTAATTCGGTTCACCCTAAAGGAACGCGAGTATCAATTTACACTAAAACCTCATATGGGAACATATTTTTCCGATGAAACTTTTTTAAAAGTTTTAGAGGAGCAGTATCTTAAGCCATGGGATTTGAATTGGCCTGTAAAGAAATAAGAGAGAGTTGGATGAAGAAGAATATTTTGAAGGATTGGGCCGAACTTGTTCGCTTTCCAAATCTATTTACTGTACCAGGGGATATTTTACTGGGCATGTGTGCGGTCTCCAGTATAGCGACTTTAAGTTTAAGCAGTTATTTATATGTCTTGCTCATTTCACTTCTTCTGTATGCAGGAGGAATGATTCTCAATGATATTATGGATTATGATGAAGATAAGCAAGCTCGCCCACATCGAGTTCTTCCATCTAAGCGAATTACTATAGATACCGCAAAACTTGCTGTTG from Lentisphaera araneosa HTCC2155 encodes:
- a CDS encoding UbiA family prenyltransferase; translated protein: MGFELACKEIRESWMKKNILKDWAELVRFPNLFTVPGDILLGMCAVSSIATLSLSSYLYVLLISLLLYAGGMILNDIMDYDEDKQARPHRVLPSKRITIDTAKLAVASFFAIALLLSYFHSQSVFVISLILVVVIYLYDGPSRKVPQLGF